Genomic window (Vigna radiata var. radiata cultivar VC1973A chromosome 1, Vradiata_ver6, whole genome shotgun sequence):
TTTGCCCAgtgaaatgtttttcttttgttggagATTCATTATCACCACCAGCATAAAATGGGTTCTCGGAGCTGCTGTCTGATACACGTTCATCGCTTCTCTTCTTAGTCAGCTCATTAATACGGACTTGAGCAAGACTAGCTGCTGTGCGAGCTGCAGCTGCAGCACGTTCAGCAGTTTCTGCAGCAGCATGGGCTGCAGCCAACACATCCTGTAGGTCCACATTGGGTTCCGGTTTTGCACTTGACAAGGTGGGAGATGATTCACTAGGTCTTGCAGAAAATGATCCAGATGATAATGCTGGAGGAGAGATGAATGGCACGAACTGTATATTCTCTTTGGCAATTGAAGTATGGGGTTCATCTTTGTGAACTGTTGATCTATCTTCAAGATGCTCCTGCTTGACATCTTCAAAATCTCCCGAATTGCTTGATGAATCAAGATCAACATCAAGGGGTTCCATAGTCAGATGTGTAACCATTTCTGGAGCTGTGGCAACATTTGCATTAGGCCGGACTGATACTTTAGGAACTTCAGGAAATTCTAATGTATCAGAGCCAGAATCAGATTCAGGTTCTTCTTTATTGGGTGTTTCATGAGAAGAGTACATCCCTTCGTTTGGTTTTTCATCAGGAAGGGGAACCTTAGACCCACTATAGAATTGGGTGGGGCCATTCTGAAAAGGAAAGGACTTATAATGTAAGATAATGGTGCTTTACTAAATCATTGCCAATTCTTTTCTAGATAGTCATTACAACCTAATACTTACCAATAaatcttcatgttttttaaAGAACTCAGTTTCTGATGCTGCTGGGTCCCAATCTAAATCATTCTCAACAGCAATTTCTTTCAGAAGGTTCAGTTTCTTTTCTGGTGAAGGAGCACGGATTGAAAGTAGCTCTATTAACTGCAAATTCACATG
Coding sequences:
- the LOC106773359 gene encoding uncharacterized protein LOC106773359, yielding MAMFDSLFNKGFKAAKCKTLLKLTIPRIKLLRNRREIQLKNMRRDIAKLLETGQEATARIRVEHIIREENMMAAQEIIELFCELIAVRLPIIESQRECPLDLKEAISSVCFAAPRCADLPELLQVQMLFAAKYGKEFLSAATELRPDCGVNRQLIELLSIRAPSPEKKLNLLKEIAVENDLDWDPAASETEFFKKHEDLLNGPTQFYSGSKVPLPDEKPNEGMYSSHETPNKEEPESDSGSDTLEFPEVPKVSVRPNANVATAPEMVTHLTMEPLDVDLDSSSNSGDFEDVKQEHLEDRSTVHKDEPHTSIAKENIQFVPFISPPALSSGSFSARPSESSPTLSSAKPEPNVDLQDVLAAAHAAAETAERAAAAARTAASLAQVRINELTKKRSDERVSDSSSENPFYAGGDNESPTKEKHFTGQSPAGNSDVHSRKDLEHYQDHYTSPGSHSSSFPSFDTLKEDFDSSLPSNHVLNDNSSSHQPKRLPSMDDDSYFSYPNLFTSQNSNVGSQTHSDNSRPPHDL